One region of Exiguobacterium acetylicum genomic DNA includes:
- a CDS encoding diacylglycerol/lipid kinase family protein, whose translation MSQAMLIINPSSGKELGKKHATLAEETLATRFETVDVRFTEKEHDATEFARHAAQSNYDAVIAMGGDGTVNEVITGIAEQPHRPTLGIVPLGTVNDLSRALHIPTDPEEAIQILADAPARPLDIGKYDDHYFMNVIAVGLIAEAVEEVSVEQKTSLGSVAYFIEGLKAFKDHSPYPIEINSAEKQFDGEAHLLIIALTNSVGGFESFAEDAKVDDGLLHGFIITKLGFFDALQALPKLITGGLSKADQIEHFTTTRVEIRSKEELPINADGDTAGHVPVTVEVLPQHLTVFSPSSAE comes from the coding sequence TTGTCTCAAGCCATGTTGATCATCAATCCGTCTTCTGGAAAAGAACTCGGAAAAAAACACGCGACGCTCGCTGAAGAGACGCTTGCTACTCGTTTTGAAACCGTCGACGTTCGGTTCACCGAAAAAGAACACGATGCGACGGAATTTGCGCGTCATGCTGCCCAGTCTAATTACGATGCTGTCATCGCCATGGGAGGCGACGGAACGGTCAATGAAGTCATCACCGGAATTGCCGAACAACCGCATCGCCCAACACTCGGGATCGTGCCGCTCGGAACGGTCAATGACTTATCACGCGCTTTACACATTCCGACGGATCCCGAAGAGGCGATTCAGATTCTAGCTGACGCCCCTGCCCGGCCGCTCGATATCGGTAAATATGATGACCATTACTTCATGAACGTCATCGCTGTTGGTCTGATTGCAGAAGCCGTTGAAGAAGTGAGCGTCGAACAAAAAACGTCACTTGGATCGGTCGCTTATTTCATTGAGGGTTTGAAAGCTTTTAAGGATCATAGCCCGTATCCAATCGAAATCAACTCTGCTGAAAAACAATTTGATGGAGAAGCCCACTTGTTGATCATCGCCTTGACGAATTCCGTCGGCGGATTCGAATCCTTTGCAGAAGACGCAAAAGTCGATGATGGACTGCTGCATGGGTTCATCATTACGAAGCTTGGATTCTTTGATGCGCTCCAAGCATTACCAAAACTCATCACGGGAGGCTTATCAAAAGCCGATCAAATCGAACACTTCACGACGACACGTGTCGAAATTCGCTCGAAAGAAGAATTGCCGATTAATGCCGATGGGGATACAGCAGGTCATGTTCCTGTGACTGTCGAAGTGCTCCCGCAACATTTAACCGTGTTTTCACCCTCTTCTGCTGAATAA
- the tenA gene encoding thiaminase II, with translation MTFTQEIKQAAQAYWDSSFTHPFVQGIGEGTLPLSKFRHYVMQDAYYLKHFAKIQAKAASKADDFATIATLAEHATSTYEAELSLHQSFFEPLGITEADLEVFEPAPTAYAYVSHMHHASEGTLGETIAAILPCYWLYYEVGQQLLTCTPEEKIYQQWIDTYSSEWFEKVVFEQIARLDALAEQASPTERERMKRHFVTSCYYELLFWHMGWTEETFASVYETIPARAVSS, from the coding sequence ATGACATTCACACAAGAAATCAAACAAGCGGCACAAGCGTATTGGGATAGTAGTTTTACGCACCCATTCGTACAAGGAATCGGGGAGGGGACGTTACCACTCTCGAAATTTCGGCATTATGTCATGCAGGATGCCTATTACTTAAAACACTTTGCGAAGATTCAAGCGAAGGCAGCGTCAAAAGCAGACGACTTCGCGACGATCGCGACACTTGCCGAACATGCGACTTCGACTTACGAGGCAGAGCTGAGCTTACATCAATCATTTTTTGAGCCGCTCGGTATTACGGAAGCAGATCTTGAAGTATTTGAACCGGCACCGACAGCATATGCGTACGTCTCGCACATGCATCATGCGAGTGAAGGAACGCTTGGAGAGACGATTGCTGCCATCTTGCCATGTTACTGGTTGTATTATGAAGTCGGGCAACAATTACTGACGTGTACACCGGAAGAGAAAATCTATCAGCAATGGATCGACACGTACAGCTCGGAATGGTTTGAAAAGGTCGTCTTTGAACAAATTGCACGGCTCGATGCGCTGGCGGAGCAAGCGAGCCCGACGGAACGCGAGCGGATGAAACGTCATTTCGTGACAAGTTGTTACTATGAGTTACTCTTCTGGCACATGGGGTGGACGGAAGAGACGTTTGCGTCAGTTTACGAAACGATTCCAGCACGAGCGGTATCTTCTTGA
- the abc-f gene encoding ribosomal protection-like ABC-F family protein, which translates to MMICDIQHLTKQFGGETILTDVSLFLNEHDRVGLIGRNGSGKTTLLRLLARLEQPDGGVIYQKSGLTIGYLEQLPVYSETMTGLDVLWTAFAETLVIRSRMQQLEQMMATAPENLDALLARYAEATNAFEQKDGYLLDSKIERMVNGLHLRPLLTRPFHQLSGGEQTKICLGRMLLMEPNLLILDEPTNHLDLAAVEWLEQFLRDYTGTILLVSHDRVFLDAVVTSIVELEDGELTAYIGNYSAFVVERERRLMEQFHAYQEQQKKIKKMKEAIRRLRQWANEASPPSEKLFRKAKSMERALERIERIKRPQLEAKTADVSFSSTDHTSQVVFRAEELSFAYGTRHIFDDVSFEIMAQDRIAIVGTNGSGKSTLLSLLLDELSPDAGTLTRGPSNRIGFLSQHAHFEEDARLIDWFRDRIAVPEAEARHILARFLFFGPTVFRSILSLSGGERVRLQLAVLVHSSINVLILDEPTNHLDIESRETLEEALENFSGTLIAVSHDRYFLNRLFPQILWLENGLTRYHGTYTYAQQKRTEFAISSSLHVTPQKPKRLSQHELEVQIERLEQKLAKREKSTDTVSKSIQQQLDELYEQLLQYG; encoded by the coding sequence ATGATGATTTGCGACATTCAACACCTAACCAAACAATTCGGAGGCGAAACGATCTTAACGGATGTTTCCCTCTTCTTAAACGAACACGACCGTGTCGGTCTGATTGGACGAAACGGGAGTGGCAAGACGACATTACTCCGCTTGCTTGCTCGCCTTGAGCAACCGGACGGTGGTGTCATCTATCAAAAGAGCGGTTTGACGATCGGCTATTTGGAACAACTTCCTGTATATAGTGAGACGATGACCGGACTCGACGTCCTTTGGACAGCGTTTGCAGAGACTCTCGTGATCCGTTCTCGGATGCAACAGTTGGAGCAAATGATGGCGACAGCACCAGAGAATCTTGATGCGTTACTCGCGCGATATGCGGAAGCGACGAATGCGTTCGAACAAAAGGATGGCTATCTACTCGACTCGAAGATCGAGCGCATGGTGAACGGGTTACACCTTCGTCCGTTACTCACTCGTCCTTTCCACCAGTTGAGCGGTGGTGAACAGACGAAGATTTGTCTCGGTCGCATGTTACTCATGGAGCCAAATCTGCTCATTCTTGACGAACCGACGAACCATCTCGATTTAGCTGCCGTGGAATGGCTGGAGCAGTTCTTACGGGACTACACAGGGACCATCCTGCTCGTCTCTCACGACCGGGTCTTCTTAGACGCCGTCGTCACCTCGATCGTTGAACTCGAAGACGGTGAACTGACAGCCTATATAGGGAACTACAGCGCGTTCGTCGTCGAACGAGAACGTCGCTTGATGGAACAGTTCCACGCCTACCAAGAGCAACAGAAAAAAATAAAGAAAATGAAGGAAGCGATTCGTCGACTCCGGCAATGGGCAAACGAAGCATCTCCACCGAGTGAGAAATTATTCCGTAAAGCAAAATCGATGGAACGGGCACTCGAGCGGATCGAACGGATTAAACGACCACAACTCGAAGCCAAAACCGCTGACGTCTCTTTTTCTTCCACTGATCACACGAGCCAAGTCGTCTTTCGTGCTGAAGAACTCTCGTTTGCTTACGGAACCCGCCACATTTTTGATGACGTTTCGTTCGAGATCATGGCACAGGATCGGATCGCGATCGTCGGAACGAATGGAAGCGGGAAATCGACGTTGCTCTCACTGCTGCTTGACGAATTATCACCAGACGCAGGCACACTCACGCGTGGACCATCGAATCGGATCGGTTTCCTGTCCCAGCATGCCCATTTCGAAGAGGACGCACGGTTAATCGACTGGTTTAGAGACCGGATTGCCGTTCCAGAAGCAGAAGCCCGCCATATCCTAGCCCGGTTCCTGTTCTTTGGACCAACTGTCTTTCGGTCCATTTTGTCACTTAGCGGAGGCGAACGTGTGCGATTGCAACTCGCCGTCCTCGTTCATTCGTCGATTAATGTCTTAATTCTCGACGAGCCGACGAACCATCTCGATATTGAATCAAGAGAGACACTCGAAGAAGCACTCGAGAACTTTTCTGGTACATTGATTGCCGTCTCACACGACCGCTATTTCTTGAATCGGCTTTTTCCGCAGATCTTGTGGCTCGAAAATGGTTTGACGCGTTATCATGGTACGTATACGTATGCTCAACAGAAGCGTACTGAGTTCGCTATATCTTCTTCACTTCACGTAACCCCTCAAAAACCAAAACGCTTGTCACAACACGAGTTGGAAGTGCAGATCGAGCGGCTTGAACAGAAATTAGCAAAACGTGAAAAATCGACTGATACCGTTTCTAAAAGTATCCAACAGCAACTCGATGAACTATACGAACAGCTGCTACAATATGGATGA
- a CDS encoding DUF1002 domain-containing protein, giving the protein MHTPTKIMASAVIASALLLPTAASAEQVVDKTIVTLGESLGAKDKAWVLSRLNAPEGITPIIATSADEEKYLGKNIPQSQKGGNMYSSAKIELTEKGDGLSVSTENITWVTKDMYLNALVTAGVKDADITITSPYKVTGTSALTGIMKAYDQTSAETGIKLSDERKDLAQQELSVTSDVGKTVGTDKVADLMNEIKAEIANQKPETKVEIENLIVQVIQNNNIQLSDAQMDRLTNLFNQMEQANINWGQIESGLKNAGQDIHAFATSEETKGFFAKLFDGLSDFFSSIAGVFK; this is encoded by the coding sequence ATGCATACACCAACAAAAATCATGGCGTCAGCCGTTATCGCTTCTGCTCTATTACTTCCGACAGCCGCATCTGCCGAACAAGTCGTCGATAAGACGATCGTCACACTCGGTGAGTCGCTCGGCGCAAAGGATAAGGCTTGGGTGCTTTCTCGTCTCAATGCACCGGAAGGCATCACGCCAATCATCGCAACCTCTGCTGACGAAGAAAAATATCTCGGGAAAAATATTCCACAATCGCAAAAAGGTGGCAATATGTATTCGTCGGCTAAGATTGAACTGACGGAAAAAGGTGATGGACTTTCCGTCTCGACGGAGAACATCACATGGGTGACAAAGGATATGTATCTCAACGCTCTCGTCACAGCGGGTGTCAAAGATGCCGATATCACGATCACTTCTCCCTACAAGGTGACCGGGACATCGGCACTGACAGGAATCATGAAAGCGTACGATCAAACTTCCGCTGAGACTGGAATTAAGTTAAGTGACGAACGTAAGGATTTAGCACAGCAAGAATTATCGGTCACATCAGACGTCGGAAAAACGGTCGGCACGGATAAAGTCGCTGACTTAATGAATGAGATCAAGGCTGAGATCGCCAATCAAAAACCGGAAACCAAAGTCGAGATCGAAAACCTGATCGTCCAAGTCATTCAAAACAACAATATCCAGTTGTCTGACGCACAAATGGACCGGTTGACGAATCTATTCAATCAAATGGAGCAAGCGAACATCAACTGGGGACAAATCGAAAGTGGACTCAAAAATGCGGGACAAGACATCCATGCCTTCGCAACATCAGAAGAAACGAAAGGTTTCTTCGCTAAATTATTCGATGGACTCAGTGACTTCTTCAGTTCAATCGCGGGTGTGTTCAAATAA
- a CDS encoding alanine/glycine:cation symporter family protein, translated as MNAIQQVIQGSVDYANNILWSYVLIAVLIGGGIYFTIRTGFIQFTYLKEMFRVTLDKSEQTTDDNGESITSLQSFFIGAATRIGTGNLAGVTIAVTLGGPGAVFWMWMVALLGGATALIESTLAQVYKVRDTKSNAYRGGPAYYIEKGLKNRALGIVFAILIAVTFGLIFNSVQSNTIAAAFDNAFGINTAVVGAALVVLTGLVIFGGVHRVAKFSAIIVPIMAGLYLLAALYVVVTNLTELPGVFAMIFKSAFGIEQAFGGSVGAAISLGVKRGLFSNEAGMGSAPNAAAAAEVSHPAKQGFLQTLGVFLDTLIVCTATATIILLSDSYAAGNGEGIGMLQNALSEEFGAIAPPFIALSVFLFAFSSIVGSYYYGETNIEFIKQSPAAVFGFRIATMGFVFIGSVLSLGMVWSFADLFMAGMTLINMTAILLLSGIALKVIKDYQEQRKQGLDPVFSAKALGIENTECWDVEEEARPAAGEVPPSQ; from the coding sequence ATGAACGCCATTCAGCAAGTCATTCAAGGAAGTGTCGATTACGCCAACAATATTTTATGGTCGTATGTATTAATCGCCGTATTGATCGGCGGCGGGATCTACTTCACGATCCGAACTGGCTTCATCCAATTCACGTACTTAAAAGAGATGTTCCGCGTCACGCTCGATAAAAGTGAACAAACAACAGACGATAATGGGGAAAGCATCACTTCCCTCCAGTCATTCTTCATCGGTGCTGCGACACGAATCGGTACGGGTAACCTTGCCGGTGTCACAATTGCCGTCACACTCGGCGGACCGGGTGCCGTCTTCTGGATGTGGATGGTCGCTCTTCTCGGTGGTGCGACGGCTCTCATCGAAAGTACACTGGCTCAAGTTTATAAAGTGCGCGATACGAAATCGAACGCGTACCGTGGTGGTCCTGCCTACTATATCGAAAAGGGCTTGAAGAACCGGGCTCTCGGAATCGTCTTTGCAATCTTGATTGCCGTTACATTCGGGCTTATTTTCAACTCCGTTCAATCGAACACGATTGCCGCTGCCTTTGACAATGCGTTCGGTATCAACACAGCTGTCGTCGGTGCTGCACTCGTCGTCTTGACGGGTCTCGTCATCTTTGGTGGTGTCCACCGTGTCGCGAAGTTCTCTGCAATCATCGTTCCTATCATGGCAGGTCTTTACTTGCTCGCTGCTCTTTATGTCGTCGTCACGAACCTGACGGAACTTCCTGGTGTGTTCGCAATGATCTTTAAAAGTGCTTTCGGAATCGAGCAAGCATTCGGTGGATCGGTCGGTGCTGCGATTTCACTCGGTGTCAAACGTGGATTGTTCTCAAACGAAGCCGGAATGGGGTCTGCTCCGAACGCTGCTGCTGCGGCTGAAGTCTCACACCCAGCAAAACAAGGTTTCTTGCAAACACTTGGTGTGTTCCTTGATACATTAATCGTCTGTACAGCGACAGCAACGATCATTCTCCTCAGTGATAGTTATGCTGCTGGAAATGGCGAAGGAATCGGCATGTTACAAAACGCGCTCTCCGAAGAATTTGGTGCAATTGCTCCACCATTCATCGCACTCAGCGTCTTCTTGTTTGCTTTTAGTTCGATCGTTGGAAGTTACTACTACGGCGAGACGAACATCGAGTTCATCAAACAAAGTCCAGCAGCCGTCTTCGGTTTTCGAATTGCGACAATGGGCTTCGTCTTCATCGGATCGGTTCTTAGCCTGGGTATGGTATGGAGTTTTGCCGATCTCTTCATGGCAGGCATGACATTGATCAATATGACGGCGATTCTCCTCTTGAGCGGCATCGCCCTCAAAGTCATCAAAGATTATCAGGAACAACGGAAACAGGGACTCGACCCTGTCTTCTCAGCAAAAGCACTCGGGATCGAAAATACGGAGTGTTGGGACGTTGAAGAAGAAGCACGTCCTGCGGCTGGCGAAGTGCCGCCATCACAATAA